In the genome of Flavobacterium panacagri, one region contains:
- a CDS encoding DUF349 domain-containing protein produces MLEEKNDNLHDADGKSGIESNDATANDAIEISDPETLVENSTSETQNSDDTTENAHQEALDVITNSNAAESEDETLKERHDIPMQDYNTFSLDALVDELKKLVNTDKVMSVKDHIEEIKKAFLLQYHHLLEEKKEEFLASNTDPNEEFEYHLPLKSKFDEYYNIFRDKRNVHFKHLQTNLKTNLETRLAIVEELKELINPQENIKDTLKHFNELRERWKNAGAIPKDKYNHVWNNYHFHVENFYDYLHLDREARDLDFKHNLELKQKIIARVEELVNDTDVNKSFRELQDLHRIWKEDIGPVSKEHRDAIWNQFSELTKKIHDKREVLFENQRANEQQNLEIKKEIISKIEVLGTEKVNSHSQWLVQIQKVEELRNEFFAAGKVPSEVNEETWAAFKTAVRNFNAFKNSFYKDIKKDQNDNLNKKLALVAKAKELQESTDFQSTTPVMKQIQEEWKQIGHVPKKYSDKIWKEFKDACNHYFDKLKEHKSEENSEEVAAFDNKKAYLDTLRAFQLTGDHKTDLDAIKAHIETWKGFGKVPFSRRHIEGKFNKILDALFEKLSLSKKESEMMRFANRIDSLSDSNDTRKLDNEKIFIMRKIEEVQNEIFQLENNIQFFTNTKNAKKENSIVTEVRKNIAIHKESLEVWKDKLKQLRNLGQE; encoded by the coding sequence ATGTTAGAAGAAAAGAATGATAACCTGCATGATGCAGACGGAAAATCAGGAATCGAGAGCAATGATGCTACAGCAAATGATGCAATTGAAATATCTGATCCTGAAACTTTAGTTGAGAATTCAACTTCAGAAACTCAAAATAGCGATGATACTACTGAAAATGCGCATCAAGAAGCATTGGATGTGATCACCAATTCAAATGCAGCCGAAAGTGAAGACGAGACTTTAAAAGAACGTCATGATATTCCAATGCAGGATTATAATACATTTTCTTTAGATGCTCTTGTAGATGAATTAAAAAAACTGGTTAATACAGACAAAGTAATGTCCGTAAAAGATCATATTGAAGAAATCAAAAAAGCTTTCTTACTGCAATATCATCATCTTTTGGAGGAAAAGAAAGAAGAGTTTCTGGCTTCTAACACAGATCCAAATGAAGAATTTGAATACCACTTACCTTTAAAATCAAAATTTGACGAATATTATAATATTTTTAGAGATAAAAGAAATGTTCATTTCAAGCATTTACAAACTAATCTAAAAACAAATTTAGAAACTCGTCTGGCAATAGTTGAGGAATTAAAAGAGCTTATTAATCCACAGGAAAATATAAAAGATACTCTTAAGCATTTTAATGAATTAAGAGAAAGATGGAAAAATGCTGGTGCAATTCCAAAAGACAAATACAACCATGTTTGGAACAATTACCATTTCCATGTCGAGAATTTCTATGATTATCTTCATTTAGATCGTGAAGCGAGAGATTTAGACTTTAAACACAACTTAGAATTAAAACAAAAAATCATTGCACGTGTCGAAGAATTAGTGAACGATACAGATGTAAACAAATCTTTCCGTGAGTTACAGGATTTACACAGAATTTGGAAAGAAGATATCGGGCCGGTTTCTAAAGAACACCGTGATGCAATTTGGAATCAATTTAGCGAGCTAACTAAAAAGATACACGACAAGAGAGAAGTTTTGTTTGAAAACCAAAGAGCTAACGAACAGCAAAATCTTGAGATTAAGAAAGAAATCATTTCTAAAATTGAGGTTTTAGGTACCGAAAAAGTAAATTCTCACTCGCAATGGCTTGTACAAATTCAAAAAGTAGAAGAATTAAGAAATGAGTTTTTTGCTGCTGGGAAAGTTCCGTCAGAAGTAAACGAAGAGACTTGGGCAGCATTTAAAACCGCTGTTAGAAACTTTAATGCTTTCAAAAATTCTTTCTATAAAGACATTAAGAAAGATCAAAATGACAATTTAAATAAAAAGCTTGCTCTTGTAGCCAAAGCAAAAGAATTGCAAGAAAGTACCGATTTTCAATCTACAACTCCTGTAATGAAACAAATTCAGGAAGAATGGAAACAAATTGGCCACGTTCCTAAAAAATATTCAGATAAAATCTGGAAAGAATTTAAAGATGCCTGCAATCATTATTTCGACAAATTAAAAGAACATAAATCTGAAGAAAACAGCGAAGAAGTAGCCGCTTTTGATAACAAAAAAGCTTACTTAGACACGTTAAGAGCTTTTCAGCTAACTGGAGACCACAAAACAGATTTAGACGCTATAAAAGCACATATTGAAACTTGGAAAGGATTTGGAAAAGTGCCTTTTTCAAGACGCCATATAGAAGGAAAATTCAATAAAATTCTAGATGCTCTTTTCGAAAAATTAAGCTTAAGCAAAAAAGAATCCGAAATGATGCGTTTTGCAAATCGTATTGATTCTTTATCAGATAGCAATGATACTCGTAAATTAGATAATGAAAAAATCTTTATTATGCGTAAAATTGAAGAAGTTCAAAATGAAATTTTCCAATTAGAAAACAATATTCAGTTTTTCACTAATACTAAAAATGCTAAAAAAGAGAACTCTATTGTAACAGAAGTTCGCAAAAACATCGCTATTCACAAAGAAAGCCTTGAAGTTTGGAAAGATAAACTGAAACAACTAAGAAACTTAGGTCAGGAATAA
- a CDS encoding lipid A phosphoethanolamine transferase, giving the protein MIKIQVFSILFFLFHNLLSAQENDTLQSPFSEPRYHYFLKTIILFDEYLDTDNGSFNTTQLRVLLPIGNKAWNLRFDLPLISANTNSLNKTAIGDVGMGISYIPYMKNTNGIAVRARVYANTAADPNFGTGKWVAMPAVVYGKYLFEKKFLWLSTLEYQGSFAGQNDRNDISVTVFENVVLHFFGKNWVAGDVAFRYNSMIEGFQNNAFVEFGRKITPTNLIYIHPSAGFGTNRTYNFGIEMGVLILF; this is encoded by the coding sequence ATGATAAAAATACAAGTATTTAGCATTTTATTTTTTTTATTTCACAATCTCCTTTCTGCTCAAGAAAATGATACCTTACAAAGTCCTTTCTCAGAGCCGCGTTACCATTATTTCCTAAAGACCATAATTCTTTTTGATGAGTATTTAGATACCGACAACGGCTCTTTTAATACTACTCAATTACGTGTTCTGCTTCCAATTGGAAATAAAGCTTGGAATTTACGTTTTGATCTTCCATTAATTTCTGCAAATACCAATTCTTTAAACAAAACAGCAATTGGAGACGTTGGTATGGGAATAAGCTATATTCCTTACATGAAAAATACAAATGGAATTGCAGTAAGAGCAAGAGTGTATGCCAATACTGCGGCAGATCCAAATTTTGGAACTGGAAAATGGGTAGCAATGCCTGCCGTAGTTTATGGGAAATATTTATTTGAGAAAAAATTTCTATGGTTGTCAACTCTAGAATATCAAGGAAGTTTTGCTGGTCAAAATGATAGAAACGACATCAGTGTTACCGTCTTTGAAAATGTTGTTCTTCATTTTTTTGGAAAAAATTGGGTCGCAGGAGATGTCGCTTTTAGATATAATTCTATGATTGAAGGTTTTCAAAACAATGCTTTCGTTGAATTCGGAAGAAAAATAACACCTACAAATTTAATCTACATACACCCCAGTGCAGGATTTGGTACAAACAGAACCTACAATTTTGGAATTGAAATGGGCGTTTTGATTCTTTTCTAG
- a CDS encoding shikimate dehydrogenase family protein — MVDILLRRRFGLLGRNISYSFSKGYFTEKFNNEVFAGNSYENFDISEINYFTELIKNNPDLKGLNVTIPYKEQVIPFLDKLSRKASLIGAVNTIKFTKSGKLKGYNTDYYGFKKSLEPLLEPHHKKALILGTGGASKGVAFALDELGIPYTFVSREAKENIIDYDLINATTFDNFQIIINCTPVGTSPNIDACPNLPYEFFTEKHIAYDLIYNPAETTFLKLAKERGAVIKNGHDMLIFQAEKAWKIWNK, encoded by the coding sequence ATGGTTGATATTTTATTAAGAAGACGTTTTGGATTATTAGGGCGTAACATTAGTTATTCTTTTTCAAAAGGTTATTTTACAGAAAAATTTAATAATGAAGTTTTTGCTGGTAACAGCTATGAGAATTTTGACATTTCAGAAATTAATTATTTCACTGAATTAATTAAAAATAATCCAGATTTAAAAGGATTAAATGTCACTATTCCATACAAAGAACAAGTTATTCCATTTTTAGATAAATTATCACGAAAAGCTTCTTTAATTGGTGCTGTTAATACTATAAAATTCACTAAAAGTGGCAAATTAAAAGGCTACAATACCGATTATTACGGATTTAAAAAGTCTTTAGAACCGCTTTTAGAACCACATCATAAAAAAGCGCTTATTCTGGGAACAGGCGGTGCTTCTAAAGGTGTTGCTTTTGCTCTAGATGAATTGGGTATTCCGTATACTTTTGTTTCCAGAGAAGCCAAAGAAAATATTATCGATTACGATTTGATCAATGCCACTACTTTTGATAATTTCCAAATCATAATTAACTGTACGCCAGTTGGAACAAGCCCAAATATTGACGCTTGTCCAAACTTGCCGTATGAGTTTTTTACAGAAAAACATATTGCTTACGACTTAATTTACAATCCGGCCGAAACTACTTTTCTAAAATTGGCAAAAGAAAGAGGTGCAGTGATAAAAAACGGTCACGACATGCTGATTTTTCAGGCAGAAAAAGCTTGGAAAATCTGGAACAAATAA
- a CDS encoding tetratricopeptide repeat protein — protein MQLSNEEEDYNLSLSKFESMLKTNKVLFFDSEEFEEIILHYLDIGKANLAKKALKLALDQHPKSTGLKLVQVEMLVYDDKLDLAEKLLNELYAIEPNNEEIYIQKANICSKRDQHEKAVELLKIALQYTDDYADVYNLIGMEYLFMDNLELAKENFIKCLEEDLEDQSALYNVVYCFEFLDQNQEAIVYLNEYINRNPYSEIAWHQLGRLHYGVKEYENAIRAFDYATLIDDEFLGAFMEKAKAYERLKKYNEAIESYNRTIELDDATSYALLRIGKCYEKLGNLAKAIQYYNQTVHEDPLLDKGWIAITDFHLRQKNYQKALFFVNKALAIDNQNRLYWKRYATINKHMNFFEEAEFGFRKAVEFGDYALDTWLYWVDILQFLGEFESAIQTLLQASEYFPEENEIEYRLAGLYFMIQDTTKAKFHLSNGLRLNFDNYILIEDLFPVVWSKKTVKNYIEKHRK, from the coding sequence ATGCAATTAAGCAACGAAGAAGAAGATTATAACCTATCCCTATCCAAATTTGAGTCGATGTTAAAAACGAACAAAGTACTCTTTTTTGATTCTGAAGAATTCGAAGAAATCATTCTTCATTATTTAGATATAGGTAAGGCTAATTTAGCAAAAAAGGCCTTAAAACTTGCATTAGACCAACATCCAAAATCTACAGGCTTAAAATTAGTACAAGTAGAAATGCTGGTTTATGATGACAAACTCGATCTGGCCGAAAAGCTTTTGAACGAGCTGTACGCAATTGAACCTAACAACGAGGAAATCTACATCCAAAAAGCTAATATTTGTTCCAAAAGAGATCAACACGAGAAAGCAGTCGAACTGTTAAAAATCGCGTTGCAGTACACTGACGATTATGCTGATGTGTATAACTTAATTGGAATGGAATATCTTTTTATGGATAATCTCGAGCTGGCAAAAGAGAATTTTATCAAATGTCTTGAAGAAGACCTAGAAGATCAATCTGCGCTTTATAACGTAGTGTATTGTTTTGAGTTTTTAGATCAAAATCAGGAAGCTATTGTATATCTTAACGAATATATCAACAGAAATCCGTACAGTGAAATTGCATGGCATCAGCTTGGACGTCTTCATTATGGCGTAAAAGAATACGAAAATGCAATTCGAGCATTTGATTATGCAACGTTGATTGATGACGAATTCTTAGGGGCTTTTATGGAAAAAGCGAAAGCCTATGAACGTCTGAAAAAATACAACGAAGCAATTGAAAGCTATAACAGAACAATAGAACTGGACGACGCAACATCTTACGCTCTTCTTCGAATTGGAAAATGTTACGAGAAACTAGGAAATTTAGCGAAAGCAATTCAATACTACAACCAGACTGTTCATGAAGATCCTCTTTTAGATAAAGGATGGATTGCGATAACAGATTTTCACCTTCGTCAGAAAAACTATCAAAAAGCATTGTTCTTTGTCAATAAAGCTTTGGCAATTGACAATCAGAATCGTTTGTACTGGAAAAGATATGCAACAATCAACAAACACATGAATTTCTTTGAAGAAGCCGAATTCGGTTTTAGAAAAGCGGTTGAGTTTGGAGATTATGCATTAGATACTTGGTTATACTGGGTTGATATTCTGCAGTTTTTAGGAGAATTCGAAAGTGCTATTCAGACTTTGTTACAAGCGTCGGAATATTTTCCTGAGGAAAACGAAATCGAATATCGTTTGGCTGGATTGTACTTTATGATTCAAGACACCACAAAAGCTAAATTCCACTTAAGCAATGGCTTACGTCTTAATTTTGATAACTATATCTTAATTGAAGATTTATTTCCTGTGGTTTGGTCAAAAAAAACAGTAAAAAATTACATAGAAAAACATCGTAAATAA
- a CDS encoding aspartate aminotransferase family protein — protein MNPDFIKYQAQTSPYPLGMEVSHAIGSYIYDTNDKKYLDFVAGVSACTLGHQHPRVNQAIKDQLDKYSHVMVYGEYSQSPAVQYCKMMASLLPESLNKTYLVNSGTEAIEGALKLAKRTTGRSQLISCHNAYHGNTMGSMSVMGFEERKQAFRPLLPDVDFITFNNEEDLQKITTRTAAILLETIQGGAGFIQPENNFLQKVKKRCEEVGALMIVDEIQPGFGRTGKLFGFQNYDVVPDIVVMGKGMGGGMPVGAFTASAERMDLLTENPKLGHITTFGGHPVIASACLATLQELTETNLIAETLEKEKLFRSLLVHPLITEVRGKGLMLAAMTESAEITNEVILNCQDKGLILFWLLFEGCAIRITPPLTISEDEIREGCSIILGVMDEIMKKNTK, from the coding sequence ATGAATCCAGATTTTATAAAATACCAAGCACAAACTTCTCCTTACCCACTCGGAATGGAAGTTTCGCATGCTATTGGCTCTTACATATACGACACAAACGATAAAAAATATTTAGATTTCGTTGCCGGAGTTTCAGCTTGCACGCTTGGGCATCAGCATCCAAGAGTAAATCAGGCGATAAAAGATCAATTGGACAAATATTCTCATGTAATGGTTTATGGAGAATATTCGCAGAGTCCAGCCGTTCAATATTGCAAAATGATGGCTTCGCTTCTGCCTGAATCACTTAATAAAACTTATTTAGTTAATTCGGGGACAGAAGCTATTGAAGGAGCCCTAAAATTAGCCAAAAGAACCACTGGAAGAAGTCAGCTAATTTCATGTCATAACGCCTATCATGGAAATACTATGGGTTCCATGAGTGTTATGGGGTTTGAAGAACGAAAACAAGCATTTAGACCTTTGCTTCCCGATGTAGATTTTATCACTTTCAATAACGAAGAAGATTTACAAAAAATAACGACTCGAACAGCAGCCATTCTTTTAGAAACTATTCAAGGCGGTGCTGGTTTTATTCAACCCGAAAATAACTTCCTTCAAAAAGTCAAAAAACGCTGCGAAGAAGTGGGTGCTTTAATGATTGTCGACGAAATCCAGCCAGGCTTTGGAAGAACAGGAAAACTATTTGGTTTTCAGAATTATGATGTCGTTCCAGACATCGTAGTAATGGGTAAAGGAATGGGAGGCGGAATGCCTGTTGGGGCTTTCACCGCATCTGCAGAAAGAATGGATCTTTTAACCGAAAATCCAAAACTAGGTCATATTACCACTTTTGGTGGTCACCCTGTCATTGCGTCAGCCTGTTTAGCTACTTTGCAGGAATTAACTGAAACAAATTTAATAGCAGAAACTCTGGAGAAGGAAAAACTCTTCAGATCGCTTTTGGTACATCCTTTGATAACAGAAGTTAGAGGAAAAGGATTAATGCTGGCTGCGATGACAGAATCTGCTGAAATTACCAACGAAGTCATTCTAAATTGTCAAGACAAAGGATTGATATTATTCTGGCTTTTATTTGAAGGATGTGCGATACGAATTACACCTCCACTTACTATTTCAGAAGATGAAATTCGCGAAGGCTGTTCTATCATTTTAGGAGTAATGGATGAAATAATGAAAAAGAATACTAAATAA
- a CDS encoding OstA-like protein — translation MKKSLFFIFICLSFLSVQFTFAQAKKKPAQTPKTIVIENADYSDVDQVNAPDALLLTGNVKINHDGVVLTCNKAYFFQKENYLKAFGNVQLVQGDTLFLNSKYAEYSGNAKKAFATGDAVLTSPDATLRTDTINFDRNVQEAFYNTKGTIVNKDNTLVSKSGRYYAEQKKFQFLTEVVITNPKYVIKSNHLDYYSNSGHTYLLGPSTITSKENYIYTEKGFYDTKKNLAHFLRKSYIKYDDRRIEGDSLFYNRNTEFASATRNVKITDSINKGIVKGHYAELFKLKDSMFVTKRAVAINLVENDSVYIHGQKLMVTGKEGERILRAYKNVRFFKIDMSGKCDSIHSDSKIALTKLIGNPILWNAENQITGDVMHLIGDNNTRKLDSLKVLNNTFLISKDTLGAGYNQVKGLNLFGKFRDGKLHDVDIIKNTEVIYYSRNDQNELVGIDKSVSSKINLILENNKIETLTLFNNVDGDMFPEDELPENARKLRGMIWRGDERIKSKDDIFTAEENEMNEKLIKEGKEEEEKGKNVPMKVRKETLDYDKKKPAVKPAITPKKK, via the coding sequence TTGAAGAAATCACTCTTTTTCATATTTATTTGTCTGTCTTTTTTAAGCGTTCAATTCACTTTCGCGCAAGCAAAAAAAAAACCTGCACAAACTCCTAAAACAATCGTCATCGAGAATGCTGATTATTCTGATGTAGATCAGGTTAATGCACCAGATGCTCTGTTGCTAACTGGAAACGTAAAAATAAATCATGACGGTGTTGTACTTACCTGCAACAAAGCTTATTTTTTTCAAAAAGAGAATTATTTAAAAGCTTTTGGAAATGTACAATTAGTACAGGGTGATACTTTATTCTTAAACAGTAAATACGCTGAGTATAGCGGGAATGCAAAAAAAGCTTTTGCAACAGGAGATGCCGTTTTAACTTCACCTGATGCTACTTTACGCACTGACACGATTAATTTTGACAGAAATGTTCAGGAAGCTTTCTATAACACCAAAGGAACGATTGTAAACAAGGATAATACTTTGGTAAGCAAATCCGGAAGATATTATGCCGAACAAAAGAAGTTTCAGTTTCTCACAGAAGTAGTTATTACCAATCCTAAATATGTAATCAAGTCAAATCATTTGGATTATTACAGCAATTCAGGTCATACTTATCTGCTTGGGCCTTCTACTATTACAAGTAAAGAAAATTACATTTATACCGAAAAAGGTTTTTACGACACAAAGAAAAACTTAGCCCATTTTCTCCGAAAATCGTATATCAAATATGACGATCGGCGTATAGAAGGAGACAGTTTATTTTATAACCGAAATACCGAATTTGCATCGGCGACACGAAATGTCAAAATTACGGATTCTATTAACAAAGGAATTGTAAAAGGACATTACGCAGAGCTTTTCAAGTTAAAAGATTCTATGTTTGTCACTAAAAGAGCCGTTGCCATTAACTTAGTTGAAAATGACTCAGTTTATATTCATGGCCAAAAATTAATGGTTACTGGAAAAGAAGGCGAAAGAATTTTAAGAGCCTATAAAAATGTTCGTTTCTTTAAAATCGATATGAGCGGAAAATGTGATTCCATACATTCAGATTCTAAAATAGCCTTAACTAAATTGATTGGAAACCCGATTCTTTGGAATGCAGAAAATCAGATTACTGGTGATGTCATGCATCTAATTGGTGATAATAATACCCGAAAATTAGATTCGTTAAAAGTTTTAAATAATACTTTTCTCATCTCAAAAGATACGCTCGGAGCCGGATATAATCAAGTCAAGGGGCTCAATTTGTTTGGAAAATTTCGGGATGGAAAACTACATGATGTCGATATAATTAAAAATACAGAAGTTATTTATTACAGCCGGAATGATCAAAACGAACTTGTTGGAATTGATAAAAGTGTAAGCAGTAAAATCAATTTGATTTTGGAAAATAATAAAATTGAAACGCTTACCCTTTTTAACAATGTGGATGGTGATATGTTCCCCGAAGACGAACTTCCTGAAAATGCACGAAAGCTGAGAGGAATGATATGGCGGGGCGATGAAAGAATAAAGTCCAAAGACGATATTTTCACCGCAGAAGAAAATGAAATGAATGAAAAACTGATCAAAGAAGGGAAAGAGGAAGAAGAAAAAGGCAAAAATGTCCCAATGAAAGTCAGGAAGGAAACTTTAGATTACGACAAGAAGAAACCCGCTGTAAAACCTGCAATAACACCTAAGAAAAAATAG
- a CDS encoding alpha-amylase family glycosyl hydrolase produces the protein MISKRLITAGITLTVLFSACKTQDLKMSTAKEETAAEKKVVVYQVFTRLFGNKNQTNKPWGTIEENGVGKFNDFTDKALHEIKDLGVTYIWYTGVPHHALVRDYTAYGISNDDPEVVKGRAGSPYAVKDYYNVNPDLAVDPAKRLEEFEALIKRTHNAGLKVIIDIVPNHIARKYEGKSNPVGVKDFGADDDVSVEYKRDNNFYYIPREHFEIPDGDIPLNGEKNPLVDGKFDENPAKWTGNGSRKVKPDQNDWYETVKVNYGVRPDGSKDFPELPAGFDQKSYKEHFAFWQEKDVPDSWKKFRDIALYWTAKGVDGFRYDMAEMVPYEFWSYMNSSIKMKNPNAFLLAEVYNPNEYRNYIRLGKMDYLYDKVETYDKLKDIIQGKSSPDELNDIQKRMTDIEHHMLHFLDNHDEQRLASPEFAGSPERGKPLMVVSATLSTSPTMIYFGQEVGEAGNEDAGFGKRSRTSIFDYIGVPNHQRWMNEGKFDGGQLSESEKQLRDFYKRLLNFTINSSALMGSFEEIQSANRQNTNYDALLYSYVRWSEKQKLIVIANFSSEKESEFELKIPSSVISKWNLKDGSYVLVDKLYSVSKTYLNVKNGEGLARVKIKPSESFIYEVN, from the coding sequence ATGATAAGCAAAAGATTAATTACAGCTGGAATTACATTAACTGTACTGTTTTCAGCATGTAAAACACAAGATTTAAAAATGAGTACAGCAAAAGAAGAGACTGCAGCAGAAAAGAAAGTAGTAGTTTATCAAGTTTTTACACGCCTTTTTGGAAATAAAAATCAAACCAATAAACCTTGGGGAACCATCGAAGAAAATGGAGTTGGAAAATTTAACGATTTTACAGATAAAGCACTTCACGAAATAAAAGATTTAGGTGTTACCTATATTTGGTATACTGGCGTACCTCATCATGCGCTGGTACGTGATTATACAGCGTATGGAATTTCAAATGATGATCCTGAAGTCGTAAAAGGAAGAGCAGGTTCTCCTTACGCCGTAAAAGATTATTACAATGTAAATCCCGATTTGGCTGTTGATCCAGCCAAACGTCTTGAAGAATTTGAAGCCTTAATAAAACGTACTCATAATGCAGGTTTAAAAGTAATTATTGATATTGTTCCCAATCATATTGCACGAAAATATGAAGGTAAATCCAATCCTGTTGGCGTAAAAGACTTTGGGGCAGATGATGATGTTTCGGTGGAATACAAAAGGGACAATAATTTCTACTATATACCAAGAGAACATTTTGAAATTCCTGATGGAGATATTCCATTAAACGGAGAAAAAAATCCGCTTGTTGATGGAAAATTTGATGAAAATCCTGCAAAATGGACAGGAAATGGTTCTCGTAAAGTAAAACCAGATCAAAACGATTGGTATGAAACTGTTAAAGTGAATTATGGCGTTCGTCCTGATGGCAGTAAAGACTTTCCAGAACTTCCAGCTGGATTTGATCAAAAATCGTACAAAGAACATTTTGCTTTTTGGCAGGAGAAAGACGTACCAGATTCTTGGAAAAAGTTTAGAGATATCGCTTTGTATTGGACAGCGAAAGGAGTCGACGGATTTCGCTATGATATGGCCGAAATGGTTCCTTATGAATTTTGGAGTTATATGAACTCTTCAATTAAAATGAAGAATCCAAATGCTTTTTTATTGGCAGAAGTTTATAATCCGAATGAATACCGCAATTACATCCGTTTAGGGAAAATGGATTATCTCTATGATAAAGTAGAAACTTACGATAAGCTGAAAGATATTATTCAGGGAAAATCTTCTCCAGATGAGTTAAATGATATTCAAAAAAGAATGACAGATATTGAACATCATATGCTTCATTTTTTGGATAATCATGACGAACAGCGTTTGGCTTCGCCAGAATTTGCAGGGAGTCCAGAAAGAGGAAAACCTTTAATGGTAGTTTCGGCAACATTGAGCACTTCGCCAACTATGATTTATTTTGGACAAGAAGTAGGGGAGGCTGGAAATGAAGATGCCGGTTTTGGTAAACGCTCCAGAACCTCTATTTTTGATTATATCGGTGTTCCAAATCATCAGCGTTGGATGAATGAAGGAAAGTTTGATGGAGGACAACTTTCTGAATCTGAAAAACAACTTCGTGATTTTTACAAACGTTTATTGAATTTTACAATCAACAGTAGTGCTTTGATGGGAAGCTTTGAAGAAATTCAATCTGCAAACCGTCAAAATACGAATTATGATGCGTTGTTGTATTCTTATGTTCGCTGGTCAGAAAAACAAAAACTAATTGTAATTGCTAATTTTTCTTCAGAAAAAGAAAGTGAATTTGAATTAAAAATACCTTCTTCTGTGATTTCAAAATGGAATCTAAAAGATGGTTCTTATGTGCTTGTAGATAAATTATATTCTGTCAGTAAAACTTATCTTAATGTGAAAAATGGTGAAGGTTTAGCACGAGTTAAAATAAAACCTTCTGAATCGTTTATTTATGAAGTAAATTAA
- a CDS encoding glycoside hydrolase family 130 protein: MKDIANRFLENPLLSPSDLPPSREGLEITCLLNPGVFQFENKIWLAVRVAERPKQAENSISFPILTENGLIEIIEILKDHPELTATDARVINYQGIDYLTTLSHIRLLCSKDGKHFYEPENYPYLIGEGILETFGIEDCRVSLIEGKYYLTFTSVSSNGVGVGLRTTTDWKNFQKHGLIFPPHNKDCAIFEEKINGLFYALHRPSSVDIGGNYIWIASSPDGLHWGNHQCIIKTRKGNWDSKRVGAGAAPIKTEKGWLEIYHGANEAHQYCLGAFLLDLENPAKVISRTEAPIMFPSTDYELSGFFGNVVFTNGHIIEPDGDTLTVYYGASDEFVCGAQFSIKEILTFLKEV; encoded by the coding sequence ATGAAAGATATTGCAAATCGTTTTTTAGAAAACCCTTTATTATCGCCATCAGATTTACCTCCAAGCAGAGAAGGATTAGAGATTACCTGTCTTTTAAATCCCGGTGTATTTCAATTTGAAAACAAAATCTGGCTGGCCGTAAGAGTTGCTGAGAGACCAAAACAAGCTGAAAATAGTATTTCTTTTCCAATACTTACAGAAAATGGTTTAATCGAAATCATAGAAATTCTAAAAGATCATCCCGAACTTACAGCAACTGACGCAAGAGTAATTAACTATCAAGGAATCGATTACTTGACCACTTTATCACACATTCGCTTACTGTGTAGCAAAGATGGAAAACATTTCTATGAACCTGAAAACTATCCTTATTTAATAGGCGAAGGAATATTGGAAACTTTCGGAATTGAAGACTGCCGTGTCTCTCTTATTGAAGGAAAATATTATTTAACTTTTACTTCTGTATCCAGCAATGGCGTTGGTGTAGGTTTACGCACGACAACCGACTGGAAAAATTTCCAGAAACACGGACTGATCTTCCCTCCTCATAATAAAGACTGCGCTATTTTTGAAGAAAAAATAAATGGGTTGTTTTATGCCTTACACCGTCCAAGCAGTGTAGATATTGGCGGAAATTACATTTGGATTGCTTCATCTCCCGATGGTCTTCATTGGGGAAATCATCAATGTATTATTAAAACCAGAAAAGGAAATTGGGACAGTAAAAGAGTTGGCGCCGGTGCAGCACCTATTAAAACAGAAAAAGGCTGGCTCGAGATTTATCATGGCGCAAATGAAGCTCATCAATATTGTCTGGGCGCTTTTCTCTTAGATTTAGAAAATCCTGCCAAAGTCATTTCAAGAACCGAAGCTCCTATTATGTTTCCCTCAACAGATTATGAATTGAGCGGATTTTTCGGAAATGTGGTATTTACAAATGGCCATATTATAGAACCTGACGGTGATACACTGACTGTTTATTATGGCGCTTCTGACGAATTTGTCTGCGGAGCGCAGTTTTCAATCAAAGAAATTCTCACATTTTTAAAAGAAGTTTAG